A genomic region of Desulfosarcina ovata subsp. ovata contains the following coding sequences:
- a CDS encoding methyltransferase produces the protein MKQLPDLDLELHNLFDIVNGRTKTQLLLTAIELNIFDFLSTSQSAESVAAELGTHPMCTRFLLDGLAALDLVDKKDNRYQNLPDTQMALHSQSPAYVGRMFSMMDGMSAGIMADIGHAVRHGPPDTPADFGNEAVWAAHARSMANYQRGGPAQKMAATVSQIDGFASFEKMLDLGGGPGLYCIAMVAEHPRMRGVIFDQPAVTKVAEEFIAEYEMADRVTTMAGDYVNDPIGEGYDLIWASATLNFVRPGLTAMLEKIHRALKPGGVFVSHADGLTHERTQPAAYVLGSMAWMLSGQDLMFDSGEVAEAMKRAGFASVESTIVETPMMPMELDIARK, from the coding sequence GTGAAACAATTACCCGATTTAGATCTGGAATTGCATAATCTGTTCGACATCGTCAATGGCCGCACAAAAACCCAATTGCTGCTCACTGCCATTGAACTGAATATTTTTGATTTCCTCTCGACATCGCAATCCGCCGAATCAGTGGCCGCAGAGCTAGGCACCCATCCGATGTGCACTCGGTTTCTACTCGACGGCCTGGCGGCTTTGGACCTGGTGGACAAGAAAGATAATCGTTACCAGAACCTTCCGGACACCCAAATGGCCCTCCATAGCCAGAGCCCGGCCTATGTGGGCCGGATGTTTTCCATGATGGACGGGATGTCGGCCGGCATCATGGCGGATATCGGCCACGCGGTGCGTCACGGTCCCCCTGATACGCCTGCCGATTTCGGCAATGAAGCCGTCTGGGCGGCCCATGCCCGGTCCATGGCCAACTACCAGCGGGGCGGCCCGGCCCAAAAAATGGCCGCCACAGTATCGCAAATCGATGGGTTCGCATCTTTTGAGAAAATGCTGGATCTGGGAGGCGGGCCGGGGCTTTACTGCATTGCCATGGTGGCCGAACATCCCCGTATGCGTGGGGTGATTTTTGATCAACCGGCGGTAACCAAGGTCGCCGAGGAATTCATCGCCGAATACGAGATGGCGGATCGGGTGACGACCATGGCCGGCGATTATGTTAACGATCCCATCGGCGAAGGATACGATCTGATCTGGGCCAGCGCGACACTTAATTTCGTGCGCCCCGGCTTGACCGCAATGCTCGAAAAGATCCATCGCGCCCTGAAGCCGGGGGGCGTATTTGTCAGCCATGCGGATGGGCTTACCCACGAACGGACCCAGCCGGCGGCATATGTATTAGGCAGCATGGCCTGGATGCTTTCAGGGCAGGACCTGATGTTCGACAGTGGTGAAGTCGCCGAGGCCATGAAGCGTGCCGGCTTCGCCTCCGTGGAGAGCACAATCGTGGAGACACCCATGATGCCCATGGAGTTGGATATCGCCCGAAAATGA
- a CDS encoding ATP-binding protein yields MKTPDYIQRPLYLDRVMPYARKDIIKILVGQRRVGKSYMLFQLMDRMSEQDPEGQQIYINKELHEFADIRRADDLLEYVAHQRNPDRRLSVFIDELQDIDGFETALRSLQAEGNVDIYGTGSNAKLLSGELATYLSGRYIEIKIYSLTYGEFLTFHGLEKGQESLQSYLKFGGLPYLRHLPLDDTIIFDYLRNVTDAILLKDIVSRYDIRNVSFLQRLARFLADNVGSLVTARKISEYLKSQKLKISHNLVIDYLSYLSNALLVLPARRFDIPGKKIFAIGEKYYFEDLGIRHALVGFRAMDIGKILENIIFMHLKTAGHDVTVGQIGKQEVDFVCEKNGERSYVQAAYVIPDPKVRDREFGNLLAIPDNFPKKVVSMDAVTGGSYQGIEHVHLLDFLLSISK; encoded by the coding sequence ATGAAAACTCCGGATTACATTCAACGCCCGCTCTACCTGGACCGTGTAATGCCCTATGCCCGGAAAGATATTATAAAGATCTTGGTCGGCCAGCGCCGGGTGGGAAAAAGCTACATGCTGTTTCAGTTGATGGACCGGATGTCGGAGCAGGATCCGGAGGGGCAGCAGATTTATATCAACAAGGAACTGCATGAATTCGCGGACATCAGACGCGCCGACGACCTGCTGGAATATGTTGCGCACCAGCGCAACCCGGACCGCCGCCTGTCCGTGTTTATCGACGAACTGCAAGACATCGACGGGTTCGAAACCGCCTTGCGAAGTCTCCAGGCCGAAGGGAACGTGGATATCTATGGAACCGGGAGCAATGCCAAACTGCTTTCCGGTGAACTGGCGACCTATCTGTCCGGACGATACATCGAAATAAAGATTTATAGCCTGACCTATGGAGAGTTTTTAACATTTCACGGGTTGGAAAAAGGCCAGGAAAGCCTGCAAAGCTACCTGAAGTTCGGCGGGCTTCCCTACCTGCGCCATTTGCCTCTGGATGACACGATCATTTTCGACTACCTGCGCAATGTTACCGATGCAATTCTGCTCAAGGACATCGTATCCCGTTATGACATCCGCAATGTTTCCTTTCTGCAACGGCTGGCACGATTTCTGGCTGATAATGTGGGCAGTCTGGTTACCGCCCGCAAAATCAGCGAATATCTTAAGTCTCAGAAACTGAAAATTTCTCACAACCTGGTGATCGACTATTTGTCGTATCTCTCCAATGCCCTGCTGGTATTGCCGGCAAGACGCTTTGACATCCCCGGGAAAAAGATTTTCGCGATCGGTGAGAAATACTATTTTGAAGATCTCGGAATCCGGCATGCCCTGGTGGGATTCCGGGCCATGGATATCGGCAAGATATTGGAGAATATAATTTTCATGCACCTGAAGACCGCGGGCCATGATGTCACTGTCGGTCAGATCGGCAAGCAGGAAGTGGACTTTGTCTGCGAGAAGAACGGCGAACGAAGCTATGTCCAGGCAGCCTACGTGATCCCTGATCCCAAGGTCCGGGACCGCGAATTCGGCAATCTTCTGGCGATCCCCGATAATTTCCCGAAAAAGGTGGTGTCCATGGATGCGGTCACCGGTGGGTCATATCAGGGAATCGAGCATGTCCATTTGTTGGATTTTCTGCTTTCCATATCGAAGTAA
- a CDS encoding MFS transporter: MPDDGGGTEIRLTATQMTRKPLRIWLLLASLYMTQFLGLSFFWIALVVIMRRQGAPMERLGVIYLLGLFWAIKFLWAPLVDRFAFGRLGHYRGWLLLTQSGMVLNLIIIGCFDISTQFGAVLTGCVVLAFLSSTQDIAADGLTCRLLSAKERGLGNGIQYAGGMLGNVLGGGVVLMAYPHIGWKGCMAILALCTSVSLFQVLCFREKTYSVACQNSPVPLRRFWSFWQTSGHKQWFLLLLIYPIGSTLAHAILAPMMVDVGWSMERIGMVMNILGSILSALSSLFTGWLLRWRARSSVLIGAATVQVIGLLAITLSLIGLPDDWRVHCSVGACFLIHGVLLTLISTMMMDRASLKSPATDFTLQFSAYYFLKFVAAAGSTILAGQLGYLAVLMVACAFACLALVLALYFKPTAEKRMDRVALGNVH, translated from the coding sequence ATGCCTGATGACGGTGGCGGAACTGAGATAAGATTAACGGCTACGCAAATGACGCGTAAGCCGCTGAGAATCTGGCTGTTGTTAGCCAGCCTTTACATGACCCAGTTTTTGGGGTTGAGTTTTTTCTGGATCGCATTGGTGGTCATCATGCGTCGGCAAGGCGCCCCCATGGAACGGTTAGGGGTGATTTACCTTTTAGGACTCTTTTGGGCCATCAAGTTTCTATGGGCGCCATTGGTCGATCGTTTTGCCTTTGGTCGATTGGGGCATTATCGGGGCTGGCTGCTGTTGACCCAGAGTGGCATGGTGCTGAACCTTATCATTATCGGCTGCTTCGACATTTCAACACAATTTGGCGCTGTTCTGACCGGATGTGTGGTCTTGGCCTTTCTTTCTTCAACCCAGGATATCGCCGCCGATGGCTTGACCTGTCGCCTGCTTTCTGCAAAAGAGCGAGGCTTGGGCAACGGGATCCAATACGCCGGCGGGATGCTCGGCAACGTGCTGGGAGGTGGCGTTGTTTTGATGGCCTACCCCCATATCGGATGGAAAGGGTGTATGGCTATCCTGGCGTTATGCACATCGGTCTCCCTATTCCAGGTCTTGTGCTTCCGCGAGAAAACATATTCGGTTGCCTGCCAAAACAGCCCCGTGCCGTTGCGCCGATTTTGGAGCTTCTGGCAAACTTCCGGGCACAAACAATGGTTCTTGTTGCTATTGATTTATCCGATCGGCAGCACCCTTGCCCATGCCATATTGGCGCCTATGATGGTCGACGTTGGGTGGTCCATGGAGCGCATCGGCATGGTCATGAACATCCTCGGTTCTATCCTTAGCGCCTTGTCTTCTCTTTTTACGGGCTGGCTGCTTCGCTGGAGGGCACGTTCTTCCGTTTTGATCGGTGCCGCCACGGTTCAGGTGATTGGTTTGTTGGCGATAACATTGTCGCTGATCGGCCTGCCGGACGATTGGCGTGTTCATTGTTCAGTTGGTGCCTGTTTCTTGATCCATGGTGTTTTATTGACCCTGATCAGCACAATGATGATGGATCGCGCTTCGTTGAAAAGCCCCGCCACGGACTTCACCTTGCAATTCAGCGCCTATTACTTTCTCAAGTTTGTCGCGGCTGCCGGCAGCACAATATTGGCCGGACAGCTGGGCTACCTTGCCGTCTTGATGGTGGCTTGCGCGTTTGCATGCCTTGCGCTTGTGCTTGCACTGTATTTCAAGCCGACGGCGGAAAAACGGATGGATCGTGTGGCATTGGGAAATGTTCATTGA
- a CDS encoding cobaltochelatase subunit CobN, whose product MEDEGGWEKHNEEDELKTIDVTLPKTMLPLRIAILRDFEIRKHIRCFGSTHTELNASEMLQKYRYRWLVENGLKDLVYSYFLDEMTGSDPEKVQHYFLKDGVPQIDIVVSLMFSHPKEKSVALLENANVPVIRAISLYNEVAEWEKNPQGITPVQLASQIFLPEMSGLVEPTVVGGKRIYFDKKTGMKITERVPVAERIGKVVKRTKAWLRLKHLANDQKKIAVLYYNHHTGKQNLGASYLDLFASLKVLLDSLGKAGYNLGENVSLTQETLKEMIMMQGRNISTKAPGELKKMVDTGKLVMIPVADYKKWYNELPQAFRTGVEEKWGTVDQTTLMTWGDKAKQEKYIIIPGLILGNLFIGPQPTRGWLEEADHLYHDITLPPHHQYLAFYLWLKHAFNTDAVIHFGKHGTLEWTPGKQAGLSETCAPDVLMQDIPDIYPYLMDDVGEGTQAKRRGYGVIVDHMIPGIRMSGLYKEYAKINELIPLYEQAKDQTPAVAEKYQEEILQLTDTLGIGKDIGVELNKDHFDELLDVLHDYLAEIRSASMPYGLHTLGVPLTGESLVSMVMAMLAVETDIPALDEIVAGIQKLDLKKMKQKPGKYIKEMEAIDTVSEVLLSKAILEKTPLEKIFSESLGKHYAAASPRQKVWLKQIIQRGIGYATSLGQCDQEIKSILNALNAGYVLPGPGNDPIRDPEALPTGRNFYGFNPEKVPTQAAWKVGKKLADDLIQGYLKKNGRYPHKTALVLWATETLRHHGVMESKALYLMGARPIWDGRGYVKGVELIPESELKRPRIDILVSASGLYRDVFPIQIGLIDDAVQMIIKAEDEKYENFVRLHTLETEQVFKEQGYTEKEAAEYARFRIFGAPNQGYGTGLNEAIPASGTWEKDDKLADLYINRMNYAYGRNVWGKKSQDAFKQALKGTDMVVHSRSTNLFGVVDNDDVYQYMGGLAMAVRNVSGETPDLFIADAKNPSDPKMVDFAKALGLEVRARNFNPKWIEGMQKNGYSGAREMAKFAENLWGWQVVTPDEVSKEMWEQTYQVYVADKYGMKLKEFFEKNSPHALQSITARIMEVERKEYQKFDEQMLRKVAVDYVESVARQGMACCEHTCNNIAMNQFAANILSVPGLVSPATMLKFQQQVKLSTGKDVKTPEWVKKAETKETKSAMAPDEATGETGTQKAEEVKGYELKEKKEEEASEISSSGASLAAILLVVAIVAIIGRGFWKGMKR is encoded by the coding sequence TTGGAAGATGAAGGCGGCTGGGAGAAACACAACGAAGAAGATGAACTCAAAACCATTGACGTAACGCTTCCGAAAACGATGCTGCCGTTAAGGATCGCGATTCTACGCGATTTTGAAATTCGAAAACACATTCGCTGTTTTGGAAGTACCCATACCGAGTTGAACGCATCGGAAATGCTTCAAAAATACCGTTATCGCTGGCTTGTGGAAAACGGTCTGAAGGACTTGGTTTACAGCTATTTTTTGGATGAAATGACTGGCAGTGACCCTGAAAAAGTTCAGCACTATTTCCTGAAGGACGGCGTGCCCCAGATCGATATCGTGGTCTCGCTGATGTTCTCCCATCCCAAGGAAAAATCGGTGGCACTGCTGGAAAATGCTAATGTCCCTGTGATCAGGGCGATTTCACTCTACAACGAGGTGGCGGAATGGGAAAAAAACCCCCAAGGCATCACGCCTGTCCAGCTGGCTTCCCAGATCTTTCTCCCGGAGATGAGCGGGCTCGTGGAGCCGACGGTCGTGGGCGGCAAACGGATCTATTTCGACAAGAAGACCGGCATGAAAATCACGGAGCGGGTCCCCGTGGCCGAACGGATCGGGAAAGTGGTCAAACGGACAAAGGCCTGGCTAAGGTTGAAGCACCTTGCCAACGACCAAAAGAAAATTGCCGTGCTTTACTACAATCACCACACCGGCAAGCAGAACCTGGGGGCCAGCTACCTCGATCTTTTCGCCAGTCTGAAGGTTCTTTTGGATTCCCTTGGTAAAGCGGGATACAACCTGGGAGAAAATGTTTCCCTGACCCAAGAGACGCTCAAGGAGATGATCATGATGCAGGGGCGCAACATCAGCACCAAGGCGCCCGGAGAGCTGAAGAAAATGGTTGACACCGGCAAGCTTGTGATGATTCCGGTAGCGGATTATAAAAAGTGGTACAATGAGCTTCCCCAGGCTTTCCGGACCGGCGTCGAGGAGAAATGGGGCACGGTCGACCAGACCACGCTCATGACCTGGGGAGACAAGGCAAAGCAAGAGAAGTACATCATCATTCCGGGGCTGATTTTGGGCAACCTGTTCATAGGTCCCCAGCCCACGCGCGGCTGGCTCGAGGAGGCGGATCATCTCTACCATGACATCACCCTGCCTCCCCATCACCAGTATCTGGCCTTTTATCTCTGGCTGAAGCACGCATTCAACACCGACGCAGTAATTCATTTCGGAAAACACGGCACCCTGGAGTGGACGCCGGGCAAACAGGCGGGCCTGAGCGAAACCTGCGCGCCTGATGTACTCATGCAGGATATCCCGGATATCTACCCCTATCTCATGGATGACGTGGGCGAAGGCACCCAAGCCAAGCGGCGCGGGTACGGGGTGATCGTCGACCACATGATTCCGGGCATCAGGATGTCCGGTCTTTACAAGGAGTACGCCAAAATCAACGAGCTGATTCCCCTTTACGAACAGGCCAAGGACCAGACGCCGGCCGTGGCGGAGAAATACCAGGAGGAAATCCTGCAACTGACGGATACGCTTGGCATCGGCAAGGATATCGGCGTGGAACTGAACAAGGATCATTTCGATGAGCTGCTTGACGTCCTGCACGACTATCTCGCCGAAATCAGAAGCGCGAGCATGCCTTACGGCCTGCATACCCTGGGGGTTCCCCTGACCGGCGAAAGCCTTGTCAGCATGGTGATGGCCATGCTGGCTGTCGAAACCGACATTCCGGCCCTGGATGAAATCGTTGCCGGAATTCAGAAGCTCGACCTGAAGAAAATGAAGCAAAAACCGGGCAAATACATCAAGGAGATGGAAGCCATCGATACGGTCAGCGAGGTGTTGCTGTCAAAGGCGATTTTGGAGAAAACGCCCCTGGAGAAAATATTTAGCGAAAGCCTGGGGAAACACTATGCCGCGGCATCACCCAGGCAAAAGGTCTGGCTGAAGCAAATCATCCAACGGGGCATCGGGTATGCGACAAGCCTCGGCCAGTGCGACCAGGAGATTAAAAGTATCCTGAATGCTCTGAACGCGGGCTATGTCCTGCCCGGTCCGGGCAATGATCCGATCCGTGATCCCGAAGCCCTGCCCACGGGCAGGAATTTTTACGGCTTCAACCCGGAGAAGGTGCCCACCCAGGCAGCCTGGAAGGTCGGCAAAAAACTGGCTGACGATCTGATCCAAGGCTATCTGAAGAAGAACGGACGCTATCCGCACAAAACCGCCCTGGTGTTGTGGGCTACGGAGACCCTGCGGCATCACGGCGTGATGGAGTCGAAGGCCCTTTACCTGATGGGCGCCAGGCCGATCTGGGATGGCCGGGGCTATGTGAAGGGCGTGGAACTGATCCCGGAATCAGAGCTGAAACGGCCCCGCATCGATATCCTGGTCTCCGCCTCCGGCCTGTACCGGGATGTCTTTCCCATCCAGATCGGTCTGATCGACGATGCCGTGCAGATGATCATCAAGGCGGAAGATGAGAAATACGAGAACTTCGTTCGCCTGCATACCCTGGAAACCGAACAGGTCTTCAAGGAACAGGGCTATACGGAAAAGGAGGCTGCGGAATATGCCCGCTTCCGTATCTTCGGTGCTCCCAATCAGGGATACGGCACGGGACTGAACGAGGCCATACCGGCCAGCGGCACCTGGGAAAAGGATGACAAGCTGGCGGATCTTTATATCAACCGCATGAATTATGCCTACGGCCGCAACGTGTGGGGGAAGAAATCCCAGGATGCCTTCAAACAGGCGCTGAAGGGAACCGACATGGTGGTCCACAGCCGCTCCACCAATCTTTTCGGAGTGGTGGACAATGACGACGTGTATCAATACATGGGCGGGTTGGCCATGGCGGTGAGAAACGTTTCCGGCGAGACTCCGGATCTGTTTATCGCGGATGCCAAAAACCCCTCGGACCCCAAGATGGTCGATTTCGCAAAAGCTCTGGGCCTTGAGGTCCGCGCCCGGAATTTCAACCCCAAATGGATCGAAGGCATGCAAAAAAACGGCTATTCGGGTGCCCGCGAGATGGCCAAATTCGCCGAAAACCTCTGGGGCTGGCAGGTGGTCACGCCGGACGAAGTGTCCAAGGAGATGTGGGAGCAGACCTATCAGGTCTATGTGGCGGACAAGTACGGGATGAAGCTCAAGGAGTTCTTCGAAAAGAACAGCCCGCACGCCCTGCAGTCCATCACGGCCAGGATCATGGAAGTGGAGAGAAAGGAATATCAGAAATTCGATGAGCAAATGCTCCGCAAGGTCGCCGTGGACTATGTGGAATCGGTGGCCCGCCAGGGCATGGCCTGCTGCGAGCACACCTGCAACAACATCGCCATGAACCAGTTCGCCGCCAATATCCTCTCCGTGCCGGGTTTGGTCTCGCCGGCGACCATGCTTAAGTTCCAGCAACAGGTCAAGTTATCCACCGGCAAGGATGTAAAGACCCCGGAGTGGGTCAAGAAGGCGGAGACCAAGGAGACCAAATCCGCCATGGCGCCGGATGAAGCCACCGGCGAAACCGGCACTCAAAAGGCGGAGGAGGTCAAGGGCTACGAGTTGAAGGAGAAGAAAGAGGAAGAGGCGTCTGAAATCTCCTCGTCCGGGGCATCGCTGGCCGCCATCCTGCTCGTGGTCGCCATCGTGGCCATCATCGGGCGTGGTTTTTGGAAGGGGATGAAACGATAA
- a CDS encoding DUF5615 family PIN-like protein → MKLYLDKDISPRVSEILRKNGIDAVSAHEDGMLGASDEEQLAFAAAKERAMVTRNRDAFITLTVQAFEAAKTSQGAYHCPSYHI, encoded by the coding sequence ATGAAGCTGTATCTGGATAAAGATATCAGTCCCAGAGTGTCGGAGATTTTAAGAAAGAATGGAATCGATGCTGTGAGTGCCCACGAAGATGGTATGCTGGGGGCATCGGATGAAGAGCAGCTTGCCTTTGCGGCTGCGAAAGAACGAGCAATGGTGACTCGCAACAGGGATGCTTTTATCACTTTGACGGTTCAGGCGTTTGAAGCGGCTAAGACCTCACAAGGGGCTTATCATTGTCCCTCATACCATATCTGA
- a CDS encoding helix-turn-helix transcriptional regulator, whose amino-acid sequence MKNILEEKQDDLFYRLRTITPAMRAALQQLVGCPFGGVTRKLFFESRALELIAHQLHQMSDVRKTPATHEHRLHPTDRKRTERVRELLVSNLEDPPGLSQLAREAGMSHPKLNRCFREMYEMTVFQYLRNERLNRARQMLDHGLNVTETAYAVGYDSISHFSQAFKKQFGASPGRCMGTL is encoded by the coding sequence ATGAAGAACATCCTGGAGGAAAAGCAGGACGACCTGTTTTACCGGCTCCGTACGATTACCCCGGCCATGCGCGCGGCGTTGCAGCAACTGGTTGGCTGCCCATTCGGCGGCGTAACCCGCAAATTATTCTTCGAGAGCCGCGCCCTGGAGCTGATCGCCCATCAACTCCACCAGATGTCGGATGTCCGCAAAACACCGGCCACTCACGAGCATCGCCTGCACCCGACCGACCGAAAACGCACCGAGCGGGTCAGGGAGCTTTTGGTCAGCAACCTGGAAGACCCACCAGGGCTTAGCCAGCTTGCCCGGGAGGCCGGCATGTCCCATCCCAAATTGAACCGCTGTTTCCGTGAAATGTACGAAATGACGGTCTTTCAGTATCTGCGCAACGAAAGACTCAACCGGGCCAGACAAATGCTTGACCATGGCCTCAACGTTACCGAGACCGCCTATGCCGTGGGCTATGACAGCATCAGTCATTTTTCCCAGGCCTTTAAAAAACAGTTCGGTGCCTCTCCCGGCAGGTGCATGGGCACGTTATAA